From Sceloporus undulatus isolate JIND9_A2432 ecotype Alabama chromosome 6, SceUnd_v1.1, whole genome shotgun sequence, one genomic window encodes:
- the DUSP3 gene encoding dual specificity protein phosphatase 3 produces MRLQRLGITHILNAAEGKSFMHVNTNAEFYEGTGITYHGIKANDTQEFNLSRYFEEAADFIEKALAQKDGRVFVHCREGYSRSPTLVIAYLMLRQNMDVKTAVSAVRQKREIGPNDGFLRQLCQLNERLVKEGKLKKP; encoded by the exons ATGCGATTGCAACGCCTGGGTATTACCCATATCCTGAATGCAGCGGAGGGCAAGTCTTTCATGCACGTGAACACAAATGCTGAATTTTATGAAGGAACTGGCATCACCTACCATGGTATCAAGGCCAACGACACTCAGGAGTTCAACCTTAGCCGCTACTTTGAGGAAGCTGCTGATTTCATTGAAAAGGCATTAGCACAGAAAGATG GCCGGGTATTTGTCCACTGTCGCGAAGGATATAGCCGGTCACCAACACTGGTCATCGCTTATCTCATGCTTCGGCAGAACATGGATGTTAAGACCGCCGTCAGTGCTGTCCGGCAGAAGCGGGAGATCGGTCCCAATGATGGTTTCTTGAGGCAGCTGTGTCAGCTCAATGAGAGATTGGTGAAGGAAGGAAAGTTGAAAAAACCATAG